The proteins below are encoded in one region of Candidatus Desulfatibia profunda:
- the cas2 gene encoding CRISPR-associated endonuclease Cas2 gives MFVLVSYDVATQDGSGARRLRRVSKACQDYGQRVQYSVFECIVDPAQWAVLRQRLIDVIDPAEDSLRFYFLGSNWKRRVEHVGAKKSIDQEGPLIV, from the coding sequence ATGTTTGTGCTGGTAAGCTACGATGTTGCAACCCAGGATGGCTCAGGCGCGCGACGTTTGCGCAGAGTATCAAAAGCCTGCCAGGATTACGGCCAGCGTGTCCAGTATTCTGTTTTTGAGTGCATAGTTGATCCTGCACAGTGGGCTGTTTTACGACAGCGGTTGATTGACGTTATTGATCCCGCTGAAGACAGCCTGAGATTCTATTTTCTGGGGTCAAACTGGAAGCGGCGGGTCGAGCACGTTGGAGCCAAAAAATCAATTGATCAGGAAGGGCCGTTGATTGTTTGA